CGGCCCGATCGAGATCCCGTTCAAGACCTGGGATTCGGTGGAAGAGAACGCGTTCTTCAGCCCGGACCCGGACAAGGTGCCGGAGCTGGAAGCCTACATGGATCAGCTGCGCCGCGATCAGGATTCAGTCGGCGCCAAGATCACTGTCGTCGCCGAAGGCGTGATGCCAGGCCTTGGCGAGCCGATCTTCGACCGCCTCGACGCCGAACTGGCCCATGCGCTGATGAGCATCAACGCCGTGAAAGGCGTGGAAATCGGCGCCGGTTTCGCCAGCGTCGCCCAGCGCGGTACTGAACACCGCGACGAAATGACCCCGGAAGGCTTCCTCAGCAACAACGCGGGCGGCATTTTGGGCGGTATCTCCTCCGGTCAGCCGATCGTTGCGCACCTGGCCCTCAAGCCGACCTCGAGCATCACCACTCCGGGCCGCTCGATCGACGTTCATGGCAACCCGGTGGACGTCATCACCAAGGGCCGTCATGACCCCTGCGTCGGCATCCGCGCCACGCCGATCGCCGAAGCGATGATGGCCATCGTGCTGATGGATCACCTGTTGCGTCATCGCGGGCAGAATGCCGACGTGCGCGTGAGCACGCCGGTGCTGGGTCAGCTTTAATGGCTGACCTCAACGCCGCTGCGGTCTGACGACGTGGCGGCGCTCCCATACTGGCGGCTCTCCAGTTTCTATCTGTTCTATTTCGCCTTGCTCGGTTCGACAGCACCGTTTCTGGCGCTGTACTTCGATCACCTGGGGTTTTCCAGCGCGCGCATCGGCGAACTGGTGGCGATCCCGATGCTGATGCGTTGCGTGGCACCGAACATCTGGGGCTGGCTGGGTGACTACACCGGCCGGCGCCTGGCCATCGTGCGCTTCGGCGCCGTCTGCACCCTGCTGACGTTTTCGCTGATTTTCGTCAGCCAGACCTACGCCTGGCTGGCGATGGTCATGGCGCTGCATGCGTTCTTCTGGCACGCGGTGTTGCCGCAGTTCGAAGTCATCACCCTGGCGCACTTGAAAGGGCAGACGTCGCGCTACAGTCAGATCCGCCTCTGGGGGTCCATCGGTTTCATCATCACCGTGGTCGCGCTCGGCCGGATGTTCGAATGGCTGAGCCTCGACATTTACCCGGTGGCGCTGGTGCTGATCATGGCCGGCATCGTCGTCAGCAGCCTGTGGGTGCCCAACGCTCAACCGGTTCAGGGCGAACGCATTGCCGGAGACGGTTTTCTCAGGCAATTGCGCAATCCCGGCGTGTTGGCGTTTTACGCTTGCGTGGCGCTGATGCAGGTGAGCCACGGGCCTTATTACACCTTTTTGACGCTGCACCTGGAACGGCTCGGTTACAGTCGAGGCGTGATCGGCATGCTCTGGGCGGTCGGCGTGGTTGCCGAAGTCCTGATGTTTCTGGCCATGAGCAAAATCCTCGCGCGCTTCTCGGTGCGTCGGGTGCTGCTGGTGAGTTTCCTGCTGGCGGCCGTGCGCTGGTTGCTGCTGGGCTCGCTGGCCGAATTCCTTTGGGTGCTGCTGTTTGCCCAGGTGCTGCACGCTGCAACATTCGGCAGCTTTCACGCCGCTGCCATCCAGTTCGTGCAACGTAGCTTCGGTGCGCGTCAGCAAGGTCAGGGCCAGGCGCTTTACGCCGCGCTCGCCGGCACTGGCGGCGCATTGGGCGCGTTGTATTCCGGCTACAGCTGGAACGCCCTCGGGGCCACGTTCACCTTTAGTATTGCCAGTCTCGCAGCCTTCGCCGCTGCCGTTATCATTGCCACACGCATGCAAGAGGACAGGCCATGAGCCTTACCCGTGAACACCTCGCCCAGGAAATCATCGACGCCGGGCGTTTTCTGTACGGTCGCGGCTGGTCGCCGGCCACCAGCAGCAACTACTCGACCCGCCTGTCGCCGACCGAAGCGCTGCTGACCGTGTCCGGCAAGCACAAAGGCCAGCTGGGTGTGGATGATGTGCTGGTCACCGACCTGTCGGGCAACAGCCTGGAACCGGGCAAAAAACCGTCCGCCGAAACCCTGCTGCACACCCAGCTCTACAGCTGGCGCCCGGAGATCGGCGCGGTGCTGCACACCCATTCGGTGAACGCCACGGTGCTGTCGCGCCTGACGCCAGAAGACTTCATCGAGTTCGAAGATTACGAACTGCAAAAAGCTTTCAGCGGCGTCTCGACCCACGAGTCCCGGGTGCGCGTGCCGATTTTCGACAACGACCAGGACATTGCGCGCCTCGCCGCCAAGGTGCAGCCTTGGCTAGAAGCCCATCCCGATTGCGTCGGCTACCTGATTCGCGGCCACGGCCTCTACACCTGGGGCGCGCGCATGAGCGACGCCCTGCGGCAGATCGAAGCGTTTGAATTTTTGTTCGAATGCGAGTTGAAGATGCGCGCGGTTTTGAACCGTCAAGCATGAACCGCAACGCATGAACCGTTAAGGAGTTGCCCTGATGAGCAGCCTGTCCGTTTACCACGTCTCAAGCCCTGATCTTCCGAACAAGGTGCTGACCCATTTCGAAGACATCGCCTCGACCCTGGCCGAGCAGGGCGTGCGTTTCGACCGCTGGCAAGCCACCGCGAAAATCCAGCCGGGCGCCAGCCAGGAAGAAGTGATCGCGGCGTACCAGGAACAGATCGACAAACTGATGACCGAGCGCGGTTACGTCACCGTCGACGTGATCAGCCTGAACAGCGATCACCCGCAAAAAGCCGAACTGCGCGCCAAGTTCCTCGACGAACACCGCCATGGCGAAGACGAAGTCCGATTTTTCGTCGCCGGCCGTGGGCTGTTCACCCTGCACATCGACGATTACGTTTACGCGGTGCTCTGCGAGAAGAACGACCTGATCTCCGTACCGGCCGGCACGCCGCACTGGTTCGACATGGGCGAGCATCCGCACTTCGTCGCGATCCGACTGTTCAACAACCCTGAAGGCTGGGTTGCCAACTTCACCGGCGAAGACATCGCCAGCCGCTTCCCGCGTCTTGAGGACTGAGCCGATGCCGATCAAAGCGATTCTCACCGACATCGAAGGCACCACCAGCGCGGTGAGTTTTGTGTTCGACGTGCTGTTTCCGTATGCCGCCAAACACCTGCCGGACTTTGTTCGCCAACACGCCGGGCGCGCAGATGTGGCCGAGCAACTGGCCGCCGTGCGCCGTGACAGCAACGAAGCGGACGCCGACGTTGAGCGGGTGATCGAAATCCTGCTGGGCTGGATTGCCGAAGACCGCAAGGCCACGCCGCTGAAAGCATTGCAAGGCATGGTCTGGGAGCAGGGCTATCAGGCCGGACAGTTGAAAGGTCACGTTTACCCGGACGCCGTTGAAGCGCTCAAGCGCTGGCATCAGGACGGTTTTAAACTGTTTGTGTATTCCTCGGGCTCGATCCAGGCACAGAAGCTGATCTTCGGTTGCTCGGAGGCGGGGGACTTGTCGCCCTTGTTCAGCGGCTATTTCGACACCACGTCGGGGCCCAAGCGTGAAGCACACTCTTACGAGCGCATCACCCAGGCGATCGGGCTGGAGGCTGCGCAGATTGTGTTTCTGTCCGATATCGTCGAGGAACTGGACGCGGCGCGCGCCGCTGGCATGGCCACTTGCGGACTGGCCCGGGAAGGCGGGGCGCTGGCAGGGCATGTCACCGTCGACAGTTTTGCCCGGATTGATCTTTCCGCCTTTTAACGTCGAAACGACTTACCTGTAGGAGCGAAGCTTGCTCGCGAAGGCGGCGTGTCCGTCAACATTATTGACATCTGCACCATCGCCTTCGCGAGCAAGCTTCGCTCCTAAAAAGGCTCAGTGCAGCTTCAAAAACAAAACAGGCCGTGGAGCGAAAGCTCT
This region of Pseudomonas mandelii genomic DNA includes:
- a CDS encoding 1,2-dihydroxy-3-keto-5-methylthiopentene dioxygenase, with amino-acid sequence MSSLSVYHVSSPDLPNKVLTHFEDIASTLAEQGVRFDRWQATAKIQPGASQEEVIAAYQEQIDKLMTERGYVTVDVISLNSDHPQKAELRAKFLDEHRHGEDEVRFFVAGRGLFTLHIDDYVYAVLCEKNDLISVPAGTPHWFDMGEHPHFVAIRLFNNPEGWVANFTGEDIASRFPRLED
- the aroC gene encoding chorismate synthase, producing the protein MSGNTYGKLFTVTTAGESHGPALVAIVDGCPPGLEISVEDLQRDLDRRKPGTSRHTTQRQEADEVEILSGVFEGRTTGCAIGLLIRNTDQKSKDYSAIKDLFRPAHADYTYHHKYGERDYRGGGRSSARETAMRVAAGAIAKKYLATQGIVIRGYMSQLGPIEIPFKTWDSVEENAFFSPDPDKVPELEAYMDQLRRDQDSVGAKITVVAEGVMPGLGEPIFDRLDAELAHALMSINAVKGVEIGAGFASVAQRGTEHRDEMTPEGFLSNNAGGILGGISSGQPIVAHLALKPTSSITTPGRSIDVHGNPVDVITKGRHDPCVGIRATPIAEAMMAIVLMDHLLRHRGQNADVRVSTPVLGQL
- a CDS encoding methylthioribulose 1-phosphate dehydratase, with the translated sequence MSLTREHLAQEIIDAGRFLYGRGWSPATSSNYSTRLSPTEALLTVSGKHKGQLGVDDVLVTDLSGNSLEPGKKPSAETLLHTQLYSWRPEIGAVLHTHSVNATVLSRLTPEDFIEFEDYELQKAFSGVSTHESRVRVPIFDNDQDIARLAAKVQPWLEAHPDCVGYLIRGHGLYTWGARMSDALRQIEAFEFLFECELKMRAVLNRQA
- the mtnC gene encoding acireductone synthase; its protein translation is MPIKAILTDIEGTTSAVSFVFDVLFPYAAKHLPDFVRQHAGRADVAEQLAAVRRDSNEADADVERVIEILLGWIAEDRKATPLKALQGMVWEQGYQAGQLKGHVYPDAVEALKRWHQDGFKLFVYSSGSIQAQKLIFGCSEAGDLSPLFSGYFDTTSGPKREAHSYERITQAIGLEAAQIVFLSDIVEELDAARAAGMATCGLAREGGALAGHVTVDSFARIDLSAF
- a CDS encoding MFS transporter, with the translated sequence MAALPYWRLSSFYLFYFALLGSTAPFLALYFDHLGFSSARIGELVAIPMLMRCVAPNIWGWLGDYTGRRLAIVRFGAVCTLLTFSLIFVSQTYAWLAMVMALHAFFWHAVLPQFEVITLAHLKGQTSRYSQIRLWGSIGFIITVVALGRMFEWLSLDIYPVALVLIMAGIVVSSLWVPNAQPVQGERIAGDGFLRQLRNPGVLAFYACVALMQVSHGPYYTFLTLHLERLGYSRGVIGMLWAVGVVAEVLMFLAMSKILARFSVRRVLLVSFLLAAVRWLLLGSLAEFLWVLLFAQVLHAATFGSFHAAAIQFVQRSFGARQQGQGQALYAALAGTGGALGALYSGYSWNALGATFTFSIASLAAFAAAVIIATRMQEDRP